In Amaranthus tricolor cultivar Red isolate AtriRed21 chromosome 5, ASM2621246v1, whole genome shotgun sequence, a genomic segment contains:
- the LOC130812858 gene encoding probable F-box protein At2g36090 produces MSSPPIITSSSFSSSNPFSSLPEDVIRAHIFPRLDGCSLASVGCVTPELHSLSSDHQLWSHICHSKWPSTTTSTLTHLISSFKGGSRSFFSLSTLPPNHNIPSPSPSLSALPDQIISAVDIFYRGKCIFSKVQATETVSGWFKCSPFRIDLVGPKEAVPTPISRPSHEDTCQNLYADLELSWIVVDPTGHKAVNVSSLLPVSVERHWLSGEVHILYATVVCGHVTCSVEVTCVGGGPGGLVLHVTEACLKMEDIDGAHLNGRDSLVVLQRVLEGKRGNLCSENRKMGKVEEGRKKYLEFLERRKERREKILRREGRLDNLCVMIGSFLFVGLFYLLCFY; encoded by the coding sequence ATGTCATCTCCTCCCATCATcacttcttcttcattttcatcatccaACCCATTTTCTAGCCTTCCAGAAGATGTGATTAGGGCCCACATATTCCCTCGTTTAGACGGGTGTAGCTTAGCTTCTGTAGGTTGCGTCACACCGGAACTCCACTCTCTTTCTTCTGACCACCAACTTTGGTCCCACATATGTCACTCTAAATGGCCATCTACAACTACTTCAACTCTAACTCATCTCATTTCTTCCTTCAAAGGTGGGTCCCgctctttcttttctttatcTACTCTCCCTCCTAATCACAACATTCCATCTCCATCACCATCGTTATCCGCTCTTCCTGATCAAATAATCTCAGCCGTTGATATATTCTACCGTGGAAAATGCATCTTCAGTAAAGTTCAAGCGACAGAAACGGTGAGTGGGTGGTTCAAGTGTTCTCCCTTTCGAATTGACTTGGTGGGTCCCAAAGAAGCTGTCCCTACACCAATCAGTAGGCCTAGCCATGAAGATACGTGTCAGAATCTCTATGCTGACCTGGAGCTGAGCTGGATTGTTGTGGACCCTACTGGTCATAAGGCGGTCAACGTGTCAAGCTTACTACCTGTATCGGTGGAACGACACTGGCTAAGTGGGGAAGTGCACATACTGTACGCAACCGTAGTTTGTGGTCATGTCACGTGCAGTGTGGAGGTCACGTGCGTAGGAGGAGGTCCTGGTGGCCTCGTGTTACACGTGACTGAAGCTTGTCTGAAAATGGAGGATATAGATGGAGCCCACTTGAATGGGAGGGACAGTTTGGTAGTTTTACAACGAGTATTGGAGGGTAAAAGAGGAAATTTGTGTAGTGAAAATAGAAAAATGGGGAAAGTGgaagaaggaagaaaaaaatatttggaaTTTTTGGaaagaagaaaagagagaagagaaaagATATTGAGAAGAGAAGGAAGGTTAGATAATTTGTGTGTTATGATTGGGAGTTTTCTTTTTGTGGGTCTTTTTTATTTGCTGTGTTTTTATTGA
- the LOC130812532 gene encoding late embryogenesis abundant protein 46-like — protein sequence MQSGKKAVESVKESASNIAASAKSGMDKTKATVQEKVDKMRAHDEYDKALATEKKEERITEAELRKQQAMTHNAAEKEAKTATATGTAGTGLHPMSAMPGHGTGEPTGGFVEEGTAIGSHPIGRQTGTNRSTTAQNTLAGGGTGSTGYTGAGYTG from the coding sequence ATGCAGTCAGGAAAGAAAGCAGTGGAATCCGTAAAGGAATCGGCGTCGAACATAGCAGCGTCGGCAAAATCAGGGATGGATAAAACTAAAGCAACTGTTCAAGAAAAGGTTGATAAGATGAGAGCCCATGATGAGTATGATAAGGCTTTAGCCACCGAGAAGAAGGAGGAGCGGATTACCGAAGCCGAGCTCCGAAAACAGCAAGCCATGACCCACAATGCTGCCGAGAAGGAAGCCAAGACAGCCACAGCAACCGGGACTGCAGGGACTGGGCTCCACCCCATGTCGGCAATGCCGGGACATGGGACGGGAGAGCCAACTGGTGGGTTTGTTGAGGAAGGAACTGCAATTGGGTCTCACCCTATAGGGAGGCAAACAGGGACTAATAGATCTACTACTGCTCAGAATACCCTTGCTGGAGGAGGCACTGGTTCAACTGGGTATACTGGTGCTGGATATACTGGTTGA